In Acomys russatus chromosome 26, mAcoRus1.1, whole genome shotgun sequence, a genomic segment contains:
- the LOC127209534 gene encoding cocaine esterase-like, which produces MKLTRLGEKLSARACGLLLLLFQLQGQDSAGPIRTTHTGQVQGSLVHVKGTDVGVHTFLGIPFAKPPLGLLRFAPPEPPEPWSGVRDGTSHPAMCLQKADKMNRLVMSLLNLTPPPISMSEDCLYLSVYSPAHAHEGLNLPVMVWIHGGALVVGMASLYDGSTLAAMEDVVVVTIQYRLGVLGFFSTGDQHARGNWGYLDQVAALRWVQQNIAHFGGDPNRVTIFGESAGGTSVSSHVVSPMSQGLFHRAIMESGVALLPDLISNTSEVIYTIVANRSRCEQVDSEFLVNCLRNKSEEEILAINKAFRTIHGVVDGAFLPRHPQELLASVDFRPVPSIIGVNNDEFGWFLSTGMNISDTVKELDRNTLQSHLRNLSAQLMLPPEFGDLLMEEYMGDTKDPQTLQAQFLEMMADTIFVIPALQTAHFQRSHAPVYFYEFQHRPNVFKDIKPPHVKADHGDELPFVFGSFCGNMIDLTEEEEMLSRMIMKYWANFARNGNPNGDRLFYWPVFDQEEQYLQLDIQPVVGRALKDHRFQFWTKILPQKIQELKSDKDRHTEL; this is translated from the exons ATGAAGCTGACCCGACTTGGTGAGAAGCTATCTGCCAGGGCCTGTGGGCTCTTGCTTCTCCTCTTCCAGCTACAGG GCCAAGACTCAGCCGGCCCCATCAGGACAACACACACAGGGCAGGTGCAAGGCAGCCTCGTCCACGTGAAAGGCACTGATGTAGGGGTCCACACCTTCCTGGGAATTCCCTTTGCCAAGCCGCCTCTTGGATTGCTGCGGTTTGCGCCCCCAGAGCCTCCTGAACCATGGAGTGGTGTGAGAGATGGCACTTCTCACCCAGCCAT GTGTCTTCAGAAAGCTGACAAAATGAACAGACTGGTCATGTCCCTGTTGAATCTgaccccacctcccatctccatGTCCGAGGACTGCCTGTACCTCAGCGTCTACTCGCCTGCCCATGCTCACGAGGGCTTGAACCTGCCT GTGATGGTGTGGATCCATGGTGGTGCTCTGGTTGTAGGCATGGCTTCCTTGTATGATGGATCCACACTGGCAGCCATGGAGGATGTGGTGGTGGTCACTATCCAGTACCGTCTGGGTGTCCTGGGCTTCTTCAG CACTGGAGACCAGCACGCCAGAGGCAACTGGGGCTACCTGGACCAAGTGGCTGCCCTACGCTGGGTCCAGCAGAACATCGCCCACTTTGGAGGAGACCCTAATCGGGTTACCATTTTTGGCGAGTCTGCAGGTGGTACAAGTGTATCTTCACATGTTGTGTCCCCCATGTCCCAAGGACTCTTCCACAGAGCCATCATGGAGAGTGGGGTGGCCCTGCTGCCTGACCTTATCTCCAACACCTCTGAGGTGATCTACACA ATAGTGGCCAACCGGTCTAGATGTGAGCAGGTAGATTCCGAGTTCCTGGTGAACTGCCTCCGGAACAAGAGTGAAGAGGAGATACTTGCTATCAACAAG GCCTTCAGGACTATCCATGGTGTTGTGGATGGGGCCTTTCTGCCCAGACACCCACAGGAGTTGCTGGCCTCTGTTGATTTTCGACCTGTCCCCAGCATCATTGGTGTCAACAACGATGAGTTTGGCTGGTTTCTGTCCACA gggATGAACATCTCTGACACCGTGAAGGAATTGGACAGAAACACCTTGCAGTCTCATTTGCGGAATTTATCAGCACAGTTG ATGTTGCCTCCAGAGTTTGGGGACCTACTGATGGAAGAATACATGGGAGACACAAAGGACCCTCAGACCCTCCAAGCTCAGTTCCTTGAAATGATGGCAGACACCATTTTCGTGATCCCTGCTCTACAGACAGCACACTTTCAAC GTTCCCATGCGCCTGTCTACTTTTATGAATTCCAGCATCGGCCCAATGTCTTCAAGGATATCAAGCCACCTCACGTGAAAGCTGACCACGGCGATGAACTTCCTTTTGTCTTTGGATCTTTCTGTGGCAACATGA TTGACctcactgaggaggaggagatgctGAGCAGGATGATAATGAAATACTGGGCCAACTTTGCCCGAAATGG GAACCCCAATGGTGACAGACTGTTCTACTGGCCCGTGTTTGACCAAGAGGAGCAGTACCTGCAGCTAGACATCCAGCCTGTCGTGGGCCGAGCCCTGAAGGACCACAGGTTTCAGTTCTGGACCAAGATCCTGCCCCAGAAGATCCAGGAGTTAAAGAGTGATAAAGACAGGCACACAGAGCTGTAA